Below is a genomic region from Henckelia pumila isolate YLH828 chromosome 3, ASM3356847v2, whole genome shotgun sequence.
TAATAAGTTAAATGACTAAAACCCAAAACATATcaaatttacaagattaaagTTATAATTTTTCCTAGACATTACGATCAAGtgtgattgtttaaataataaattaaaaaagggTTAAAGCGAAATATTAGTATATTTCacaaacaaatttatttttcatttatgacattcttttaatttttttatataaattaaatttcaaacatCTTATAAGAacatagaataaataaaaaagaaaaatggaatAACGATAGAGCATGTCAATTTAATGAGTTCAAGtttatttcaattaaaaatatcaCTTTAACATGCTACCACTGGCTCGAGTGTCGTACATTAGCGGTACAAGAGTAAAAGGAATCCTCCGTGTGGATGTACAACAAAGATATAGCTATCATATGATCCAACGGTAATATTGATCTCATTGTATGAGTTACATATtagattaataaatttttttttctacatTTTAACTATATTATATTATCGAGATGCtgtccataaatatatatttagaaaAATTCTACTTATAATTTCtggttattaatttttttgtttgtacGTATATGACCATTCTCATTTATTAATAAATACATAGTTTTAACTTTTAATTATATCATGACAACATATATTAGTTGTATTAATTAGTTCGAAGATAAAATCTATGTTGATCATGTaccaaaattttctttttcccCATCGGATCTTAGTCTTATATATTTCTCAATTTTTAGTagtttttatcattttttttttatcgagaACACCATGTCGGATTAAAATTACatgaaaaaaattaacataGAAAACCAAAAATACAAGTTTTCCCAAACTTATCTTATTTTTCCCATTCTGCTCATCTTGGTGAGGAATTTATTTGTTCGTTTGCTGAATATTAAAGCTccacactacaacaaatatgttaattaaccacactaaaaaGACTACGGTTTTATATCTAAACTGTTGTCGGTTGgtctttaacaacggtttttacaaaaaccgttgtcgttggccatatttgaattaaaaacgacaacggtctttaaaaaaccgttgtcgtatatatgtcaaagacaacggtttttaaaaaccattgtctatgagcggattttttatggcctacgacaacggttttaattaaacGTTGTCTATGTGCGTACTTTTTGAGGTCTAAGACAACACTTTTTGtaatccgttgtcgttgttattttttatttatttttattttttaaaaaaaatatgcacaTTACATAATATGATAATAACCTACTACTACTCGCTTGATGCTTATATTTCTCTCTCCTCTGCTCATTCCTTTCTTCTAAGCGCATCGTCTCTTCTCTCTCCTCCCGAGAGCCATTTTCGATTCGAAGCTAACGCCGCCAATATCTCCGTCGTCGGCTGCCCATTTTGCAAACGGTAAGTAGATCTGGAATCCTTTCGTCTAGGGCTACATTTCCATACCATTTTGCCCAATTTTTGactctttttttttcagaaatttgCAGCTGCCGCGGCCGACCTCCACCACCACTGCCGTCGACCGCCAATTGGGAGTTTTTTCCTACACTGTGAGTATTCACGAATTATGAAGGTGTACTTATAGTTCTTGATAAAAATTTTCAAGGACGCGATTTGGAGAACAAGTTCTTTGGAATAAAGGCACAAAGAGAGAAGATCAAGGGCGAAGGCAAATGCAAAGGTGAAGGCAAAGGAGAAGGAAAAGATCTGCAGAGAAGCTGATTGCGGCGGCTGCTTACGATTGTGAGAGTGATGCGCGGTGGGCGGACTACTGGTCAAACATGCTCCTTCCTCCTTACATCTCTTCCAGATCTGATGTCGTTGAGCACTTCAAGCGCAACTCCTACCAGCGGTACGCTCTTCTTTTCTTCATTTCTattgtatttaattaattttgatatggatatgcttttgattttttttagtttgTTTCTTGGTGATGGTTTTTGGTTTTTGAAATTAGGTATTGATTTGTAGAAATAATGGCATCGAGGTTGAATCTTGTTATTCCATTATTATCATTCTAGCAATGCTCCTCTGTTAACCCCTTCAGtgcacatattttttttttatgttaatcCCGTTATTTGATTTTGTGTTTGTATCAGGAAGTTCGTGGTGGTGCCAATGTTCCAGAATCAGACATAGTTCAAGCTTGTAGGAGAGTAAATACTTTCATTTCTGTTATCTTTAGCCCCAAGCCTACTGCTTTACATGTTTTCTTTAAATCACAGTTTTCTAGAGTTTTTAACTTGTGAAAATTATGATTCATTATTTTCCAGTTACTTGACGAGAGGCAGAGCATAAATGTGCTGCGATTCCTTCATGTTACATATAGGTAAATGATATTCAAGATTTTACCATCTCGTACTCTTCGTTTTCTTCATGGCCGCATGTTTGTCCTGTCTTGTTTAGATTCTGAAATAGTTTAACCTTTTGTCTCCCCAATATTAACAGGAGACCCGATCTTACGAATGGGTTGAAGACGTTGAAATGTCGAACCCTGATATTTGTTGGTGATAATTCTCCTTTCCATACGAAGTCCCTCCACATGGCCACGAAATTGGGCAAAAGATACATTGCTTTGGTTGAGGTAACCATTAACCAAATATGTAAAAAGATAGGCATTTTAAAAATGTTggatgaaaaatattaattcccATCTGTCCCACTAAATAGACAAGAGGGTTTCCCTTTCATGTTGTACGTCACTTCTCCATTTCCAGCATCATTGAGAATATACAACACAAGGACTCAAGAAACAACTagtataaatttcaaattttggattttagttgtattattttgaaataaatatttgaatttaatataCAGTGACCTGTTCCTGtttactatatatatttttaagataCAGATCATATTAAGaaatttatcattattttttaaaaaaatttgtgcgTGGAGTTGGTTGCAGGCATATAATGTTCCAGAGAGCAAATGAGCTTCGTGTTTGGGATCATATCAGGCTTTGCATCTTCTTCATTCGTCTTTGGGAATCTATCGGCTCGACTCCTTTCCACTTTTGCTACGTTTTAGTTATTCACCTTTTCGCATACTAATCTATATTGAATATTAGAAAACCAGGTTGGTTACTACATGAAATGATATCGATAATGCTACATTTAATAAGATTTTGCAATGTTAAAACTAGTATCGGTTAGATGAGTTCTTTAAAAATCTTGTGTGCATATATAGGTTGCTGCTGCAATATTAATGATAGCATTAGTGTACATGAGATTGTTTCTTCTGGAGTCACTCGAGAACAACGATATTTGCTCTAAAGTGAGCACAGAGACTGATTGTCTTCTACAAAAATCTCCTGCAAAACAATTCAAACGTTTCAAGAACCTGCCTTTGCTTGATGATACTATTTGCTTGTTAAGGACAAGGTAACTATTTGGGCTTTTGCTTCATTGTTCAGTTGCCATTTTTATATTGTATTTTCAATCGGTATTATACTGTCGTTAGTCATTGGTCACAGGGGAAATGGGATGAATATGTTGCAGTCCACGGATTTGAGATTCTGTGCTTTCAAGGAGAATACTATTCTTTCCTTTAATACAACTGCTAATTTTCCTATTGATTACATCGAATTGGATGTTCAGGTATCCATTAATTCTCTGATCAATTTATAAGAtccttatttaatatttttgtccTAATTCGATCGCCTACTTTTGTACGGTACAATTAATTCTATCGGCTGCATGCGTTGGATTTGAGTTTCTATTTTTTCTCCCtatatatctatctatctattcaTCACTTCTATCTTGTCCTTCACCGGACCAACTTAATATATTGTTCTTCTTAATTTTTACCTACTCTGTCTCTACTTCTCGATTTTAATTAATATCctttcaataatatatatatatatatataataggtgACAAAAGATGGTTGCCCCGTCATTTTCCACGACAACTTCCTTTTCTCGGAAGACAATGTAAGTCGTCCTTAATTAATTTCAGGCATATACTTATATTCATTATTGTCGATAACTAACTCATGGATCGACATATTCATTTACTATTTATTgatagtataaataaatatatataaaaaaattaattattaaaaaaaaacacaatattAACAATTTTCTTGTATAATGTATTAATGTATAGATAAACACATGAGGTGAAGAGTCAAATTTTATTCCTTGCCTAATACATTAGTTTGTCTTTTTTATTGTTCAAGAAATCTATCTGCTAGCTTTCAATACTTGTTTctagttaattttattttttcaattctTACATTTTTTTATAAACACCGGTGCTTTGATTTTtacaacataattaattaaggTCATGTATAAATCGATTAATCaagaatatattttttgtgCATGTGAATACTAATCTATATTATTAGAAGGTTGCATTCCCATTTCTTTCATATATTATAGTTCAATTCTTTCTTGATGACACCATCTGTGGTATTGGTAAtttattttgagttgtattcgtAAAGGTTTGCTTTGATTCTGTTTTCAAATGCAATAGTATATGGAAATGAAAAATATCAGGGTTTTCTCTTCTTGTGTTCGATTATAGAGGTTTACATTCCTCGTGGTGGTATCTCACGGGACCCTTTTAATCGATTCACATTCAAATTTTATTCCCTGCCTCATCTTCTCTTGCATAACAATTTCGTGATACCAGCTATTTGGAAGTGTGACTGAATCAACGTATAACAATTAGTTGAATTGTTTATAGAAAACTTCTTTGGTTAAGGCCAACCTTTGTGCGAAATATCATTGGGCTGTTTTTGGCTCTTGATGCTCCTAACATAAGTGTTTATTGTCTCACAAGATTCGGTATCAACTATCAACTGTCTAATCCGAATTCTTGTTTCTGTCTTTTTGCTGGTGTGCTAACAGTTCAGATAATTTGCCTTTATGGAGTAAGATTTTCGTAGGCTTTGTGCTCAACAAATTGTTTTCTGAACCATGCCAATCCAATATTTCATCAACACTTGTTTTCTTGCTAGATATGTCTTCAATTCCAAAACAAAAGGTGATATCCAACACCTACTCTTCTCTAGCTACTTAAAATTTGTCTTGATCATTTGTAGATTTTTTAGTGCCTctaaccttttttttttatctagcAGATTATTCAAGTCAACCTCAGCTCACTAACCAGAACTCAAAGCCATTGGAAGTGAATATATAACATTTTTGTTAGGTACGTGAATATGTTTCTGAAAATTTAGAAAGTATAATGAGAACCATCAATCTTTATATTCAAGCAATTTCAATTAAGATATCCAATTACAATCAGTACTTTTCATTTAATGTTTTGGATATCTCTTAATTTTTGCTTGACAGTTGTCTTCTACTTATATCATTGTATCAGGTTGGAACGAAGAACATTGAAAAAGAAACGAGTTATAGGAAAAGAGATTGTTGAAGGGTGTTCCAAGTTTATCGAGATTAatgtataaatttattttttagtgtTCATTGAAtcagaattcgattatttttaatttcgaataatttataatgtttaaaaaattatatattaatttaattttttattttttaaatttcgagtgattataatattaaattagtgtttttaattttttttttgttttacatcttacaaaagacaacggtttttgctCAAATAAAACTGTTGTAAAAAATCTGGTTATTAAAAAACATGCTCAAAGATAAcggtttaaaaccgttgtcgtaagtcTCAAAAGACAACGTATTTAAACCGttgcaaaaccgttgtcgtaagtTCCAAAAGACAACATATTTAAACCGTTGCagaaccgttgtcgtatgtcttcaaagacaacggatataaaccgttgtcgtaggatATACTTTCGACAATACTGAAAAGTACAACGGTTTTTGAACTCATACCACAACGAattatatccgttgtcttttgccatttttcttgtagtgccaCTAGTACAACTTATGATATTTAAAAAACGAAAACAACTGAAAAAATGCCAGaggtttggttccattcatgccTTTATGATATCTAatctaataaattaaataataaaaaaactttttaaaagaaCAAGAGGAGTGGCTCATGTTTCTTGCTTTTTTGTCCATTTAACAAGTATTGTTAAAATCTTTTGAATCcttcaaatatttaataatatttagaaTTCATAAATAATCTCGGTATTTTTTCCCACGGGTAAACTGAAAATTTTATGGCTGTTTTTAAGTGctgataattaattttttctgcCAATAAAGCCATATATATTATACTGGTGTATTTGCACACACCTGTTGTGTGTGACGAAAAgttgaattttttattaaaattaatttcgaaaaaaatctaataaattaTAGGAACAAAAAATGAATGTTTTTTGGGTTAAAATATTTACCATATATAAGGAGTAGTTAAAAGATAATGgattatattagttattttccactttttttcaaataatttgaaaatttcaaaattagggTGTCATACCAAGAGACCATGTTAGTTTCCTTAAGGTCTTTTTACTTAATAAATAggtataaatatattatatgcaaGTAACTAATGCAATACTGATTTATATTTTACCATTTAATTTCAAGTATTAAACGGTAATTTTACGTAACCTGTTCGTTTTCAAATGTTATTttagtactaaatattttcaatttgcaATTCTAACCAGTAATTAATCCTTATTCTCCTTAAGGATTAAAGTAAAACAAAGACCAACTTATTTTACTGCATTTCTGTATTAAAAATATAGGCAAGTTAAAAACCAAATTGTAATTTTCGCGGCCATGGGCGAGACTTATCCGAATTTGAGTTTTGTCATTTTGATGATGGACAACTCGAATTTGAGATCTTGTTTAAGGGGAATGGCTCTTTGATGAGTGATGTGTAGATCAATAATTACACATCAATTTTTACTTCGCAAAAATccaaatacaaaaaatatatttatcaaaaTCTTATGATACATTGATGAATACAAAAATCTCGTAATATAATCGATGTAAATATCGATATACCCGGTATTGAATGTCTTTTAGCATCATTCCTCCTTAATTAGAACTCAAACCAACAAAtgttggtttttttaaaaaaatattagcaGAAAAGAAACAAATTAAATTATGTTAATTGAGTTATGTGTCAcatcgaaatatatatatatatatatatatgcaaaattaAGCATTTTTTTATTAAGTATATTCGATGTTTTCTgtatacaaaaaaaaatgtaaattctaattttgttaatgagaaatcctataatctttttttttttaattggagAAGAGGATTGTTACAATTGAGTCTTGAACTCAAGATCTCGTCTCATACTTGAAATCTTGGTTTCAAACGAGCTCCACGTTATCTACATAAATCCATGTATTGTTACTGCAATATGATtaagtagtgtttgggagagcttttagaaagcacttctcagcttttcgttaacaaaattttacaaaatttcaaatttttgttaacaAAAAAGCTGAGAAATACTTTTAAGAAGttttcccaaacactacctCATATAGGCTCTACAAGCAGCAATCCGTACATTTTCtcgtgtttaattaatttgctCAAAGGTAACTATTAAGAGATTGCATGTATAGTACTCATTATTATTGTCGAATAggataattattattttatgctACCATGTTTAATTTCTTGATGCAGTTTTTCCAACTTATGTGCAGATATAATTAGTGGggaaaatttgtaattttagtttggtctattttggtttaattaattatataatttgtcAATTTTCATCTCGCAACTTGGATTTTTCTATAAAATAAACCTATCAACTTTATATATAAAGACTGAGGTATTTAGTGGTTCGAATTTGTGACAtcaaatagttttttttataaaaaaactcCTATCAACTTAGAAacgtaatattttatttaataaatttttaaaaaataaatttataatttactcATATCTCAACTATTttcaaaagttcaaaaattcacaTATTATCTcaacaaattatatatttagtaTAGTTCCATATATAATTGTTATTCAaatgataattaaatattatacgagttttttttttgtatttttttgccGAAAGCAAATGGATCCACCaaatattacttatttcacACAGATTTTCTTCTGTGTGTCTCAATTTATGGGAAAACTATATGTTGCACACATTAAAATTCATCTAAGCAACAATAACGAGATAAAATAAAGCAAAACTCCAACAACATTTCACAAtgagagatttttttttttgggaaaataagttttttggtccattaactttttcgatatGGGTTTTGATAAACTAACTTtgtattttcagtgttttttggtccaattgcATACGTGTCAATTTCTAATAGGTTTATGGCTGATGAagtggaccaatcagaagctgaTACATATgcaattggaccaaaaaacactaaaaatgcaaagttagtgtatcaaaacccacatcaaaaaatttaatggaccaaaaccaaaatggaataaagttactggaccaaaaaacttattttctcaTTTTTAAACTTGTTTGTGGATTTTAATGTGTAATATATTCTTTATTCCCGTCACATGAGCTTAGAAAGAGAAAATCAATATCAGATGAGCCATATTATATGGTTTAGGGGCCTCAGCAAAAAAAAGAccaacccaaaaaaaaattcaaactacTAGatgaaaactaaaatttgacaaATTGTATTATTAAAATTCAAAAGAGACTAACTTACAAGACATGTATGAATATATATTCACACTAGCAAACCACGTACGCAATAATTCGCGTGTATGTATTTTTCatctaattaaatattttttaaaaaatctctgagtttttaaagaaaatttttaagatattgattatgattaataaattattagtaATTTTCAAATTTCCTAAAATAAGTTTGTCATAAAAACTTTAATGGGATGAAATAATGTGTATTTTTAACCATCCATTAAATATCTAGGTAATTATTCTAAAGGGTTGatgtattattatataatatagatatatatttgaTGGACTTTAAAGTGTACTTTACTTTTGTTATAATATTGGCGACTTTCTCCATAATATATCTAACTCCAATTTTCAAACCAAACATAATTTGGACATGAAAGTAACCGTGTAACTAGTATGTGTTTAATTACGTACTATAATCAAATCACGAATTGAAAAATAATTGAGCTATTATATGCCTAATGGCCGAATAATCGTCcctaactttatttttttgatcAACTTCTATATTTTCATCTATTTTAGATTGAACATAATTAAAGAAAATGAATTCGTtctttctaaatttaaaattatagttTCATCTTCTACGTGTTAATGACTGCCCAAATTAGAGGATTAAAGTAATCAATAAATACGAAAAAGAGGCATTATTTTCAAATAtgaaatacatatatattaaaattgaattttgccAATGGTCCATATTCTACTGTCTAatacaatatataaataaatatattggtGTTACTTAATCAAATTATTAAGAGATTATATATGTagataagaattaaaataataattaattatgggGAATGAAAGGAAAACGTTGGAGGTTCACATGGGGTGGCATGTGAGGGTGACCCACGGCGTGGAAAATGACAAGCACTCCGTTTTTTATGGACCTAGGTCTCTCTTGTCTGCCTGCCGGATCATGCAACTTCGCGCTCACGCCTTCTAACTACCTCGGTATCGGATACAATCGGCCCCGTTCGGTGCCTTATCTATTGTAACCGTGACCGGATCTAGCATGACTGCATTACCTATATGTATAGGTCACATTGTGTTCTTGATCCTAAACATTTTTCACGAAAAGATTGTGACTGCGGATATCTGTTATTGCTTTACAAAGTCGTCGCATTTTCgtagaatatttaaattttttttattggtaTTTCTAACAGATTCATTGATGTTCTGTTACCACCGTGTAATAAATGGTTGACGAGTACAAAACTTTTTCTCTTGCTTAAACATGTAGCAATTCTCTAGGACATTTTTGTGAACTACTAAAAAAATtcgtttttatatataaaaatttgattATGTTGGTAAATTGTGCATAAGATTAAAATATATCCCACGTGCAATGTGCATGGGCGGCTTCTTAATCCCATCACTAATACAtaacgttttttttttatttactataTTGAATTAGGTTCCAATTTCCATttcgaattgaatattttcttaTAAAATTGTAGAATATTGACATAAAAAATCGCATGTTTTTAATTAGAAGGTGCTTTTTCTTGTCGTTTTAAAGAGCGCAATTGAATTGAGACACGTCGAATCATGTTTATTCATTCtttttcgatatatatatatatatattcaatttaaatttaaataattcactGAAATTTATAGCCATCATCAAGTACATGCAACAAACTAACTaactacaaaataaaatattggaatttattattatttttgaaaaaataataataaatagttaattagtTGCGAGTGTGTGGTGTGTGTGCAAGAAAAAGACAGACAAGGAGAGGTCATTTGATTTGGCATTGCACGTTGAGATGTATATATTAAGATACAACTTTCGTGGAATGGAAGTTAGTGGATTCTCTATTAAATTAGCTGGCAAACCACTATTTTATGTCATCTTTCGTTGGAATGCAGGCATATTATAACAGCTCACTttaatacatacatacatatatacatatacattcatacatatatatataagttttgaTATGGTGAACAACCACAGTAAATACGTATGTGAGCACCTACTCACGTGGCATTTACCTATTGAATACATAAGATGACACATCAGCGGTGCTCACAGAAGTGCTCACGGTAGTTGCTCACCATAGCAAaactgcatatatatatatatacacacataaaaGTCATAGTTATATCTCATGAGGCTCGGGTTGGttccattatttttttattaatatactgGTAGTCGATAGGAGGTCTGTCAAACCTCTCATGCTGATCGAGTAGTGTATTAATTTTGAtgagaaatcgaattctatccatgaaaagtattactttatatgtcaaaattataatttttcacTCTATCACTAGTAGAATTTCTGCATATTACTTCGCTATTTTTTACTTCGGCGATCATTATTGCCGAAGTAATACATAGTTTTTTACTGTGGTTTTAAAAAATCAACGAAGTAAAATGTACATTAGACTTCATCAATTAAAAAAACGGGCTTCACTTAAATTTTTAAGTGACTTTTTACTTCaccaaattaaatttgatgaagtaaaaagataaaaataaaatttttaatttctatTTGATAAAGTAATAGGTTATCCGTTTACAATTCTCTATTTTTATTTCCACCCTGCTTCGTCTCGTCCTTAATTTCTCTCGATCTCAAGTGAAATCCATTTAGGGCTTCCCCATTATCACCCCTACAGATCGATGTTCGCCTGCTTCCATCACTTCCGCCAGCTCTAGGGATTCCCCATTCTCACCATTAATCTATGTAAGAATCTCTATTTTCCCATTCTTGCCATTACCGATTTGGAGATGACCAAGTTCAACGAAGTGCAAAAGCGTCGCCGCTCTGCCGTCGCCCTGTGGAAGAGAAAGCCTCAATTTTTTTCCCctgtttttttgttgtttttcctCTTATACAATTTAAATATATCTTCTTTGATGCAGTTGTGGAAATCCCATTTTGTACCAAATCAGTTGTAATCGATGTAAAATCACAGATCGATGCCCTAATCGATAAACTCATCGAGAAACTCATCGATGCATACATCATCTTCTATCTCCCTGTAACCGATTCTAAGCTTCCCTCCTTTTCTTGAATCGATTATGGCACTTTCGATTTTATGTTTTTCCCTTCGTTGTAATCGACTCTAAGCATTAATCGGGTCGAGCTTATTTCTGAGTCATTTTCCATCGCCTTTTCTTAAATCGATTTTGAGTTTCTGCTGCTGGTATTTACGTTAATCGGGTCGAGCTTTGCCATTTGGAAATCACATCGAAGAATTTGTAGTTGAGGGTTATCGGGTCGAGCTTGTCTTCTCTTCTTTCTC
It encodes:
- the LOC140891727 gene encoding glycerophosphodiester phosphodiesterase GDPD1, chloroplastic-like, translated to MIALVYMRLFLLESLENNDICSKVSTETDCLLQKSPAKQFKRFKNLPLLDDTICLLRTRGNGMNMLQSTDLRFCAFKENTILSFNTTANFPIDYIELDVQVTKDGCPVIFHDNFLFSEDNFR